The Helianthus annuus cultivar XRQ/B chromosome 16, HanXRQr2.0-SUNRISE, whole genome shotgun sequence genome includes a window with the following:
- the LOC118488232 gene encoding uncharacterized mitochondrial protein AtMg00810-like: MTLPDGLNIENQHKVCKLNKSLYGLKQAPRMWNEKLVQVLVKIGFVQSKCDHSMFIKSENSTFIVLLVYVDDIVLTGNNEDEIKRIKNLLKTELLIKDLGLLKFFLGIEVINVKEGICLSQRKYCMDLLNEYGMSGSKPSSCPIEQNHVLTNLTMKETQAVDITQYQKLIGKLIYLSHTRPDIAYSVHYLFQFMHKPTEAHTQIAFKVLRYLKGAPGTGILFKKSNMFQLTAFADSDWAKCVDSRRSVTGFCIFLGGSLVSWKSKKQSVVSRSSAEAEYRSMCSATCEVLWLLNILRELHVNVNIPVVLNCDNTAALSIAANPVFHDRTKHFEVDLFFLREKIASGLIKTHGIKTEHQLADIFTKGLLPKAHYEMCKSLGLSNVFAHLN; this comes from the coding sequence ATGACATTACCTGATGGTTTGAATATTGAAAATCAGCATAAAGTCTGCAAATTAAACAAGTCCCTATATGGCCTAAAACAAGCTCCACGAATGTGGAATGAGAAACTTGTTCAAGTGTTAGTCAAAATTGGTTTTGTCCAATCCAAATGTGATCACTCAATGTTCATTAAATCTGAAAACTCTACCTTCATTGTCCTTTTGGTCTATGTCGATGACATTGTGTTAACCGGGAACAATGAAGATGAGATAAAGAGGATCAAGAATCTCTTAAAaactgaattgttaattaaagatCTTGGGTTGCTAAAGTTCTTTCTTGGTATTGAAGTGATTAATGTTAAAGAAGGTATTTGTCTATCCCAACGAAAGTACTGTATGGACTTATTAAATGAATATGGCATGAGTGGAAGCAAACCTTCCAGTTGTCCCATAGAACAAAATCATGTCTTAACAAACCTGACTATGAAAGAGACACAAGCTGTCGACATTACGCAATACCaaaaactgatcgggaaactcattTACCTATCACATACTAGACCTGATATTGCATATTCTGTTCATTATTTGTTTCAGTTCATGCATAAACCCACTGAAGCTCACACACAAATTGCTTTCAAAGTGTTAAGGTACCTTAAAGGTGCCCCAGGCACTGGAATCCTGTTTAAGAAGAGCAATATGTTTCAATTAACTGCCTTTGCAGATTCGGATTGGGCTAAATGTGTGGACAGTCGTAGGTCTGTCACTGGTTTTTGTATATTCCTTGGTGGATCCTTAGTCTCATGGAAAAGCAAAAAACAAAGTGTTGTCTCTCGGTCCTCTGCCGAGGCCGAATACAGGTCCATGTGCAGTGCAACGTGTGAAGTGTTGTGGCTGCTGAATATATTAAGGGAACTTCATGTGAATGTCAATATTCCTGTTGTATTGAATTGTGATAACACTGCAGCACTATCTATTGCTGCCAATCCCGTCTTTCACGATAGAACCAAGCATTTCGAAGTTGATTTGTTCTTTTTACGAGAGAAAATTGCTTCAGGGCTGATCAAAACTCATGGGATCAAGACCGAGCATCAGCTAGCTGATATATTTACCAAAGGCCTCCTTCCTAAAGCTCACTATGAGATGTGTAAGTCTCTAGGTCTTTCTAATGTCTTTGCACATTTAAACTGA